The nucleotide sequence GGAGACCAAGAAAAAATTCTCGGACTCCACCAACTGGTACTCAGTGCCGAATTGCTGCCTCAGCCCATTGATCCAAAGCCGTCCGAGTTGCACATACAGCTCCTGGAGAGAATCCGCGTCCAATCCGACTTCCACTTCAGCCGCAATCACATCCCAGTTTGGAAGCAAGAACGTCTTCGCGGGCAATAACCACTCCGGTTTGAGTTGCTCAGGGAATGGGGGCTTTGGCATCATCTCATGTATTTGGCTGCTGCTGGCTATTTAGAGGCGGTTTTAACCTGCTGAGGCTCCTTCTGTCTAGTGGTTCAGCAGAAGCCACTCCTGTTTTGACGCTCTCTTTACAATAAATCTGCGCTTCCCCCGTCATGCTCGGTCTCGTATCCTTACGCCGACCATGAAAACTGCCTTCCCCTCCTCGCGCCGTCCGTTCAGTCCGTTTCGTCCGTTCATTGTCGCCCTCGGCCTGCTGCTGCCCACGCTGCCGCTGCACGCCGAAAACGAAATCGGCTTCATCGAGCGCTTCGCCCTCGCTGCAGATCGTGAAAAGGCCCTCGGGGAGCTCGTGCCCGGCTCGGAGGAGTATTACTTCTTCCACGCCCTCCATTACCAAAACGTCCGCGACACCGCGAAGCTCAACGCCCTCCTCAACGAGTGGCGCAACCGCACCCCAGACGAAAACGAGGCCCGCCGCATCATCCTCAACCGCGAGGCCATCCTCGGCTACGAGAAGGACCCGCAGGGCACGCTGAAATACCTCATCGAGCGCCTTGGCATCCGTCACGATCACCAGCGCCAGGTGCCGGATGCCAAGCCCGACCTGCCCACCCGCCTCGATCCCGCCAAAATTAGCCGCGAGGTCTTCCTGCGCGATGCTTTGAGCAATGATCGTGGCCTCCAAAGCCTCTCGCAGGATGCTCTCGCCTCGCTCATTCGCGATAAAATCGCTCTCACGCCCGATCAACGCCGCAGCGTGCTGCAAAAGCTCCAGCGGCCTGACGTGCCGAACCTCGTCGCCGCGCTGAATACGGACTTCAAAGCGGAGCCGAACATCGGTTTCGGCGATTTGCCGATTCATCGACAGCTTTTGATCTCGCAGCTCGATGAACTGAAAGCCGAGCATGGTAGGAGCACGAACTTCATCTACACCTACCTGCGCAAACTAGCCCCCAGCGCCGATGTCAGCCTCGAATACGACAAAGCCGAGCGCGAGGCCTGGCTCGACCGCGTGTGGGCCTTCGCGGCAGACATCGAATCGCACAAGACTCTCAAAGCCCGCATCCTCTACCTGCGTCTCGATCACGACCACAAAAAAGGTGTCTATGATCGCGAGCGCTTCCTCAGCTACCTCAAGCTCCCGCGCCGGATGCCCTACATCAACGAGGAGTTCTTGCGGACCTACAACTCCGACTGGTGTGACCTCGACGCCGACCTCAGCGATCCGCTCATCATCTCGCCGCCTGTCCACAACGACGAAGAACTCGTCCGCGACTACTTCCTGCATCTCTTTGCCACATCTGCCAAAGCCGACTCGAATCCGCGCGATCTCCTCGCCCCGTGGATCGAGCATGTAAGCGACACTTGGCTCAAGCCCATCCTCGCCGAGGCGCTCATCACCAATGGCATCGGCAATCCCGAGCGCTGGGCCTCGCTCATCACGCCCACCGAGTTTCAGCAGCTCAAAGACCGCGTGGACATCGAATTCCCCGCTACCAACGCGCCGCAGTTCATGCCGGGCGACGACATCGCGTTCGATGTGATCGTCAAAAACACGCCGAAGCTCATCGTGAAGATTTTCGAGCTCAACACGCTCAACTTCTTCCAGACGCAGCAGCGCCAGCTCAACACCGACCTGAATCTCGACGGCCTCGTCGCCAACAGCGAGCTGGTTCACGTCTTTGAAACCGGCCCCTTCACCCGCAATCGTTTCGCCTCCCAGTTCCCCGACCTCAAAGGCAAACGCGGGGCCTGGATCATCGAATTCATCGGCGGTGGCCGCAGCAGCCGTGCGCTCATCCGCACCGGCCAATGGCACGTTTTGCAGCAAACCGGCCCCGCAGGCGATTTGATCCTCGTGCTCGATGAAAAGAACCAGCCCGTCAAAGACGCCGTCGCGTGGTTTGAGGGCCGCAAATTCAGCGTCGATGAAAAACTCGGCCGCATCGCCATTCCGTTCACGAACCAGCCCGGCACGAAGAACCTCATCATCGGCGATGCCGCAGGCACCTTCGCCACCCTCACGCAATTCAACCACCACGCCGAGGAATACCGACTCGATGCGCAATTCCACATCGAGCGCGAGCAACTCCTCGCCCGCCGCGAGGCCACGCTGGCCGTGCGCACCGCTTTGATGCTCGGAGAGACCCATCTCGCTCCCGAATTGCTCACCGAGCCCAAGCTGACCATCACCAGCACCACTCACGACGGCATTTCGACAACCCGCGAGGTCAAAGACCTCAAACTCAGCGCCGGCAGCGTCCTCACGCACACGCTCAGCGTGCCCGAACGCCTCGCCAGCCTCGCCGTGACGCTTAGCGGCAAAGTGGAAGTCCTCAGCAACGGCGGCGAAAAACGCGATCTCAACGCCAGCCACACCTGGACCCTCAACGGCATCGACAAAACCGAAGCCACCAGCGACGGCCATCTCAGCACCTTCGACGGACAACGCATCTTCGAACTCCTCGGCAAAAACGGCGAACCCATCGCCGACCAGCAAGTCATCTTCACCTTCAAGCACCGCGACTTCACCCGCGTGCAAACCCACGCCCTCAAAACCGACGAAAAGGGCCGCGTCGCCCTCGGCAAACTCGAAGGCATCGAGCAGCTCACCGCCAAATCGCCGAATGGCCGCAGCAGCTCCTGGCCCCTCGAAGAAGCCGACAGCACGCTCAGCACCACCATCCAAACCATCGAAGGCGAAGTAATACGCGTCCCAGAAAGTGGAACAGGTTTGCAACCTGTTCAGCCCCAACGGGGCGCAAGAATCTCCCTTCTCTCCCAAACCGCCGGAACCTTCACTTCCGACCTCTCCGCCCTTCTCAAATCCGAAAACGGCTTCCTCACCATCACCGGCCTGAAGCCCGGCGATTACTCACTCCAGCTCGGCGACCAACTCATCACGCTCAAAGTCACCGCAGGCACCTCCATCGGCGGTTGGGCACTCGGCAAGCACCGCCAGCTCGAACTCAAAGGCAACTCGCCACTCCACATCACCGAAGCCACCACCGACAAAGACTTCATCACCGTCAAACTCGCGCACAGCAGCCCTTTTGCCCGCGTCCACGTCGCCGCGTCGCGTTTTGAGCCGGACAAGAGCCTCTTCGATGGTCTTGGCGGCTTCACCCGCTTCGGCGCGGCCTCCGGCACGCCTGCACGCAATCCCAATCTCTACTCCGCCGGACGCGAGATCGGCGATGAATACCGCTACATCCTCGAACGCCGTTACGCGAAGCTCTTCCCCGGCAACATGCTCACCCGCCCCGGCCTGCTGCTCAATCCGTGGGAGATTCGCAGCACGGATCTCGATGCGCTCGGCAACCAAGCCGGTGAAGGTGCCTCCATGACTCGCGGCGGAGCCACTGGAGCACTCGAAGCCCCCAAAGCCATGCCCGCGAAGAAAATGAAAGCCCAAGCAGGCCCTCAAGGCGGCACGAACCTCGACTTCCTCGCCAGCTCCGCACCGGTCATCTACAACCTCGTTCCCGACAAAGACGGCGTCGTGCGCATCGAGCGCAAGATGCTCGGTGATCGCCAGCACGTCCAAATCTACGCCGAGGACCTGCAAAACGCCTCCTGGCGCACGCTGACGCTACCGGAGGTGCCGACGAAATTCGCCGACCAGCGCCTCGCGCGAAATCTCGATCCCGCGAAGCCCTTCACGCAGAAAAAAGAGATCACCGTGCTCGACACCGGCAAGTCACTCACCCTCGCCGACATCCTCACCAGCGAGCTCGAGACCTACGACACGCTCGGCGGCGTCCACAGCCTCTTCACCACGCTCAGCGGCAACGCACACCTCGCCGAGTTCGCCTTCGTGCTGAACTGGCCGAAGCTCAAAGACGACGAAAAGCTCACCCAATACGGCGAATACGCCTGCCACGAGCTGAACCTCTTCCTCCAGCGCAAGGACAAGCCCTTCTTCGACAAAGTCATCGCGCCCTACCTCGCCAACAAGAAGGACAAAACCTTCATGGACGAGTATCTGCTCGGCCAAAACCTCGCCAAACACCTCGAACCCTGGGCCTACGCCCGCTTGAACATCGTCGAGCGCATCCTGCTGGCTCAGCGCATCCAAAACGAAGCTCCGAATGCTGCACGGCATGTGCGTGAGCTGTGGGAGATGATTCCGCCGAATCCCGAGGAAGCAGATCGCCTGTTTGAAACGGCGCTGCGTGGTCGAGTGATGGAGAGTGGGTATGCTGACGACAAAAACGGGCGTGGAGATTTGGATAAAGCCAAACGCCAAGCCGAAGCGGATGCACCTCAAATGCCAGCGATGGCACCTTCTGCTCCACCACCTGCTGCTGAACCTTTTGCGGAACCGAGTGCTCCTGGCGCCGGATTGGCTGCTCGTGGGGTGATGCCTATGAGAGTTCTCGCAGATCGTGATATGGTTTTGGCAGAGTCCGTGACACTAAGCGGAGCGACCTCCTACTCAGGCGGCATGGGAGTCGGCGCAGGCACGTTAGTGATCAATGGCGGCACGCTCGGCTACTTCGGCAAAGACGCAGCTGCTGCCGCACGTCAAGAAGTTCGTGTCTTCTACCGCGCTCTCGGCCCGACGAAGGAGTGGGCGGAGAACAATTACTACAAGCTGCGCATCACCGAGCAGGATGCGGAACTTGTCACCGTGAACGCCTTCTGGCGGGATTATGCGGCGTGGGTGGCGGCGGGATCGAAGGGCGGCTTTGTCTCGGCGAATGTGGCGGAGGCGCATCGGAACTTCACGGAGATGATGCTGGCGCTGGCGGTGCTCGATCTGCCGTTTGAGACGCCGAAGCACACGACGAAGGCGGAGAACGGCCAGTTCACCTTCACCGCAGGCGGGCCGTGCATCCTTTTCCACAAGGAGATCAAGCCCGTGGACGGCGACAAGACTGCGCAGGGCCAGCTCCTCGTCTCGCAGAGCTTTTTCCGGCATGGCGACCGCTACCGGATGGAGGGCAATGAGAAGTTCGAGAAGTATGTGAGCGCCGAATTCCTCACGGGCGTGACTTACGGCGCGAATGTGGTCGTCACGAACCCGACGAGCAGTCGCGTGAAGGCCGCTGTGCTGCTGCAAATCCCGCAAGGCGCTCTGCCCATCCTCGGCAGCAAGGCCACCGACTCCAAACAGGTGCGGCTGGAGCCTTACACGACGCAGACCTTTGAGTATCACTTCTACTTCCCCGCTGTGTCGGCAAAGGCGGGCGTGAAGTTCGCGCACTTCCCCGTGAACGTCGGCGGCGCGGCGGCGAAGCCGATGGAATTCAACGTCGTGGCCAAACTCACGCAGGTGGACAAGGCCTCGTGGGATTACGTCTCGCAAAACGGCACGGAAGCGGAGGTGTTCGCGTTTTTGGAGCAGAACAACCTGGAAGCGCTCGACTTCGAACGCGTCGCCTGGCGCTGCAAGCAGGGGGATTTTTACAAGAAGCTCGTCGCGTTCATGAATCAGCATCATGTCGGTGATGAGGCGGTCTTCAGCTACGCCTTCCTCCACAACGACGCGGCGATCCTCGGCCAGCTTTTGCTGATCAATGGCGATTTCGGCCCATATTTTGCCAGCAAGCTCCTGACCATCGACCCCATTGAGCTGCGCAGCTACGAGCACCTGGAATACTCACCGCTCGTCAATCAACGCGCTCATCGGCTCGGCAGCGAGTGGCGCATCGCGAATCCGGCGGTGCTCCAGCAATACACGCAGCTCCTCTCCGCACTGGCGCACAAGCCGCAGCTCGATGCCATGGACAGCATGAGCGTGGTTTATTACCTCTTCCTCCAAGACCGCGTCGAGGAGGCGCTGGCACGCTTCAAGGCCGTGGATGCCTCCAAACTGCCCACACGCCTGCAGCACGACTACTTCCAGTGCTACGCGGCCTTTTATGAGGGAGATGTGGCGGCGGCGCGTGGCATCGCTTCGAAGCAAATTTCGTCAGAACTGCCCCCACGCTGGAAAACGCTCTTTTCGGATGTTTTGACCCAAACCGACGAAATCGACGGTAAAGCCACGAAGCCCGAAAAACCCGCCCAACCCGACCGCGAAGCCCAGCAGGGCGTTTTGGCCGCCACAGAGCCCGGTTTTGACTTCAAGGTCGAAAAACAGACGATCTCCCTCCATTGGCAAAACCTCTCCGAGGTCACGCTGAACTACTACCTGATGGACCCCGAGTTCAGCTTCAGCAGCAATCCCTTTGTCAGCCAGGACGCGGGCCGCTTCAGCATCATCAAGCCGAACAAAACCGCCACGCAGGCTCTACCGAACGACGCGACGAAGCTCGACGTCCCGCTGCCGGGCGAGTTCGCGAAGGCGAACGTACTCGTGGAGGTCATCGGAGCCGGAAAACGCCAGACGCAGGCCTACCACGCCAACACGCTCAAGCTCGCGCTCACCGAAAACTACGGCCGCCTCGAAACGCGAGACCTCAGCACCGACAAACCGCTGCCGAAGGCCTACGTGAAGGTCTATGCAAAGCTGAACAACGGCACCGTCCGCTTCTTCAAAGACGGCTACACCGACCTGCGTGGCCGCTTTGACTACGCCAGTCTGAATGCCGCCGAAAACGCCGCGCCGCCGCCTCCAGGAATCGACATGCCCGCCAATGGCCTCGATTACCCGATGCTGAAGCCTGCGGAGCTGAACAACGTCTCCAAACTCGCCATCCTGGTGCTCAGCGACACCCACGGTGCCACCGTGAAGGAAGTCGATCCGCCGGGGCAATGAGGTGGCATGGGCCTAGTTATGAAATGACGAAGTGAACCAGGAGCCTATCAAACAGATGACAGGATTTACAAGATTACAGGATTATGCAGGATTTAATCTGGGTAATTCGGTCGTAGCGCAGCGATTTCAAAGCGCTGCCCTTTCCAATGTTAAGCCGTCATCAAGTTACAGGCCGTTAATCCTGCATAATCTTGAAAATCCTGTTAATCCTATCCTCAATTCCTCTCCGTACGATTGACTTCAATTTGGTGCATATGCCCTGTGAATTGGCATGGGCGGCTAAAAACTCCATTGCGTGACTTCCGCTGGTTCGGTAGCCTCACGGCCTTATGAATTCCTCTTCCTGCCTTTTGCGCCGCGTTTTGCTCGGCCTGCTGTTTGCACTGCCATTGACTGCGACGGCCCAGTTCCGCCGCCAGACTCCGGTTTATCCTGATCCGTATGCTCAGCAGAATCAGGCACAGACGCGGCAGGCGCTGATCGCCCAGGAGTTGCAGTGCCTGGTCACGACCACGAGCACTCTGCAACAGTCCTTTGCCGAGCATTGCCGCCAGCGCCGTGTGAACCAGGCGAGCCCGGAGTACGAGCTGCTCCAAGCAATCACCAGCCTCAATGCGGATGTCGGCCAGCTCTACCAGGGCGTGCAAGGCCGTGCGGCAGCGCAGATGGATCTGGCACGGCTTTACCGCCTGTTTCACATGGTCGAGTATTCGTCGGAGGACAGTCAGACCGTGGCTTACCAAACGGGCTACGGTCGCAGCCTGGGTGAGTACTTCCGCGACATCGACTCCCACATCGAGTCCCTGGGTGAAAATGGCTTCCGCAATCCGCGACTGAAGCGCATCGAGACCGATGGACGCTACGGGCACCGCCATGGTGACCAGGAGCGACATGTCGCACTGCCGCCACTACCTACGCAGCAGGTGCAGCCAGGCGTTTATCCCAATGGAGTCCCTCCACAGGGACAGAAACCCAAAGTGGACCTGGGCGATCTGCTCGGGCGCATCTTTAGCGGCATGCGGTGAAGCACCTGGAGCTCAAAGACAACACTCACGGGCTGCCACAGGCGCAGCCTCGATGCGCAGCGTGATCTCATCACGGGCCTGATGCGCATCTCTCCGCCCTACCAGTCCCCATACCGCGCATCGTGCTCGATCAGATCAATCAGCTCAAGCTCCCTGACCCCTGGCAACACCAGGCGGTGAGCCTGTTACGCAGTGGCACCGATGTGGTGGTGAGCGCCCCCACGGGCGCGGGGAAGACGTACATCTTTGAGCTGCTGCACCAGGGCCGCCATCTCCAGGGGCAGGCGATTTATACGGTGCCGACGCGTGCCCTCGCCAATGACAAATACGCCGAGTGGAAGGACGCGAAGTGGAACGTAGGCATCGCTACGGGCGATCTGGCGGAGAATGTGGATGCGCCAGTCGTCGTGGCCACGCTGGAGACACAGCTCGAGCGGCTGGTGCGCGGCGAGGGGCCCGCATTGCTGGTGATCGATGAATACCAGATGATCTCGGATCACGCACGCGGTGCACACTACGAGGCAGCCATCGCGCTGGCACCCCAGGGCACCCGCCTGCTGCTGCTCAGTGGCTCCGTGGCGAATCCTGATGACATCGTGGCGTGGCTGCGGGGCTTGCAGCGAAAGGCGGAGGTGGTGCTCACCAAGGAGCGCCCCGTGCCGCTGGAGGAGGCACCGATGGAGGCGCTACCGCAGCGCACGCGGCAGTTTGAGCATTACTGGCCGCGATTCGCCGCAGCGGTGATGATGGCAGACCTCGCGCCACTGCTGATCTTTGCCCCACGGCGCAAGGAGGCAGAGTCCATCGCACGCAGACTCGCGGCTGATCTGCCGATGGGCGATCCGCTCGATCTCACGCCGGAGCAGCGTGCTGTGTGCGGCAAAGATCTGGCCACCCTCATCGAGCGGCGCATCGCCTTTCACCACAGTGGGCTCAGTTATGGTGCACGGGCAGGCGTGATCGAGCCCCTGGCAAAGGCAGGGCAGCTCCGCGTCATCGTCGCCACGATGGGACTGGCTGCGGGCATCAATTTCAGCGTGCGCAGCGTGCACGTCGCGGGCACCACCTTCCATGACGGCACCAGTGAGCATAAACTGGCCCCGGATGAGCTTTTACAGATGTATGGCCGCGCCGGACGCCGTGGGCTGGATGATAAAGGCCACGTCATCACCAGCCGCGATAGCCCATCTGTCTTCGATGCACGGCCCGCGCGGCTCCATCGCAGCGCCCTGCTCGCCTGGCCGATCTTTCTGCGAGTGATGAAGCATGCGGCGCAGATCTCGGAGAATCCCTTTGAGGCCGCCATGCGCTTCTCGGAGCGGCTTTTCGCCAAAGTGCCGCCCGTGCTCGGTCTGGAGGAAAATGAGCCCAATACGCCGCTCCAGGCTGAGAAGGCCCTCTTCGGGCTCGAAGCCACGCAGAAGCAGATCCTCAACTCCAACGGCGAATGGGAGCGCATGCACGCGCACCCACTCCAGCGGGTGCCTTTGAGCCGAATCCACGCCTCACTCACGGTGTCCGATTTCGTCTCCAGATTCGCCCATGGCATCGGCCGAGTGGGGAAAATGCGGCGGCAAAAAAGCGATCTACAAGAACCAACTCGCTATGGCATCGAGATCAGCCTCGGCACACCGGATGGAGATCTCATCCGCCCGACGAAGTCCGTGCGAAGGCTGCTCAAGCTGCCGCGCAAGATCGAAACCATCCCGCTGGAGGAAATCACCGTGCTCCATAGCCATGAGCTCGCGCAGGCCATCCTCGCCCCACATGAGGAAGTGCTGCAGCAGGTGCTACCAGAGTTCACCGGCACGGTGGCAAAGGAGAACCTGGTCTTTGCCTGCTTTGATCTCTCACCGGTGGAGGTCATGGCGTATGAGGACAGCCTTCAGCGTCTGCTGCTGGCACCACGGCAGCGCAGCATTGTCATTCAGAACGAAACCGGCATCCACACGCCCGAGACGGCCATCACCGACCGCCGCGAGCCCCGCCACGGCTCACCCATCCACGCATGGCGCACTCTCGGCCTCATCGACGCCGAGGGCGTGCCCACACGGCGCGGGGAAATCTTCAGCTACTTTCAGCATGGGGAGGGCCTAGCCATCGTCGCGGCACTGGAGGATGAAAGCTACGCCGCAGACGAGATCGTGCACCACCTGGCGAATCTGCGCAGCGGCTCCAAGTTCGATCTGCCGCTCGATTGCGGCTCGGAGCGGCTCGCGGCGGTGTGTCGTGGTGCTTATGGCTTCGTCAATCACCACGGCTATCTCGAAAATGGCCTGCCTATTGATTACGGTGAAGGAGCCGCCGAGCTGCTCGATGCACTGCTGCATCCAGACCGCCCAGGAGCCCAGGAAATGAAGGCCGGCATCGCAGAAGGAGACATCTCAAGAGCCTACGTGGAGTGGCTGAGTCTCCTGCGGCACATCACGCATGCACCTGCGCATCCCTGGCGCCGCTGGACCGCGCTGAAGGATGCCGCTGCCGCTGTGCTCAAGCACCACACCAAGACCCTGCGGCACTTCTTCCACCTGGATCTGCCGCCACTCACCAACAAGCAGAAGCACGGCAAAACACGCCACTACTTGATGGTCGCCCGCTGAGTCTGCTCTGCCGCATCCAGCTTTGCAAACACGGCACGGATCTGCTGCACCGTGCCTAGAGCCAGCACCACCTCATAGTCAGACTCAAAGCCCGGCTTCAGCGCCATCGTCTGTATCGGCGCGAGGTAGCTGCAATCGGCCTTATTGCCATTGCGCACACGGTAGCAGGTGATGCGGCGAGTATGTGGTATGCGCATACCGATGCCCACATCCGTCTGACCATTCACCCAGGCACACCAGGGCTCACCCAGGTCATGATACTCATTCTTCGGCCCCGGCTGGAGCCGCTGGAGCTGCTGCGCCTTATCCGTGATCACCAGCGTATCGTATCGCGAATGCACAAACAGCGCCGGCAGCTCCTGATGATGCGGCGCATGCTCACGCGTGCCTCGGTAAGCAAAATGAAACCGCAGATACGCCAGCCCGCCCTCCAGCCGCAGCGTCTGCTCCATCACACACTCATCGAGCACGGCCCCTGTGGCCCAGTGTCGCGGTGTGGTGCGTGCCTTCAGCATCCCCGGCCCCGTCTCCAGCACCGTGCAGTCAGAAAACTGGTTCCTCCAACTACCACCCTGCACGCAGTTGTAGCGCCAGGGGCGGCCATTCCAGTCGCTACCATCCACATCACCGTAAAAGGACTGCTGGAGGAAGCGCCCCGCGTCATAGGCATCCAGCACATTCTCCTGTGATCCCGCATGCGAAAACCAGCCGATGCAGCCGCCCGCCGTGAGATTCACCCCCAAGCGAACCTTTCCATTGTCCAAAAAATGCCAACGCTCATCCGCATGAGCAGACGTGAGTAGCAGCAGCACCGCAGAGAAAACAAAACGCATCATGCCGCCCACTTTGTAGCCTAGTAACCGCGCTGGCAAATCCCCCCGCACCGCGTGTGCGAGATGATGGTCAAAAGAGCCCGGCACGCAGCGTAGGTTTATCATCCCCCATGATGAAGCTGCCGTCTGCCGCCCTTTTCCTCCTCACCACCATCCCCGCTGCGGCGGCGGATGCGGTGCTCACTTTTGAAAAAGACGTGCGACCCATCGTGAAAGCACACTGCACGCACTGCCATGGTGAGGAGGAAAAGCCTGAAGGCGGAGTCGATCTGCGGCTGCGGCGCTTCATGCACGAAATCATCCTCCCTGGGCAGCCTGCGAAGAGCAAACTCATCGAAATCGTCCGCAGCGGCGAAATGCCCGAAAAAGGCAAAAAACTCACCGAGGCCGAAATCGCCGTCTTAGAGCGCTGGATCGCCCAAGGAGCCCAAACTGCCAAACCAGAGCCCACCGCACTCGCACCCGGACCGATCATTTCGGACGAAGATCGCAGCTACTGGGCATTTCAGCCCGTGAAGCGGCCACCAGCGCCGCCCATCAGCGATCCGCGCTCCACGGTGAGCAATCCCATCGACGCCTTCCTCTTGGCGAAAATGCATGAAAAGGGCCTCCACATGGCTCCAGAGGCAGATCGCCGCACTTTGATCCGCCGTCTCACGCTCGATCTCACGGGCCTACTGCCCACGCCGGAGGAAGTGGCCGCTTTTTTGGCCGATACCTCTGACAGTGCCTACATCCGGCTCGTGGATCGGCTCCTCGCCTCAAAAGCCTACGGTGAGCGCTGGGCACGGCACTGGCTGGATGTAGCAGGCTACATGGACTCGAATGGAGCCTCCGAGGCCGATAGCCCGCGTCCGCATGCCTGGCGCTATCGTGACTACGTCATCCGCTCACTCAATGAGGACAAGCCCTGGGATACCTTCATCCAGGAGCAGCTCGCAGGTGATGAGCTCGCGGGTGCCACGCACAGCGATTATCAAGCCGCTGTCCTCGATCCGCAGAAGCGTGACCAGCTCATCGCCACCGCCTTCCTCCGCACGGCACCCGATGGCACTGGTGATGCACCGCCCGATCTACGCCTCGCCGCGAACCAGACCATCGCCGAGCAGATGAAAATCGTCACCTCCTCACTCATGGGCATCACGGTCGCCTGCGCCCAGTGCCATGATCATCGCTACGATCCCATCACGCAGGCAGATTATTACCGCCTGCGGGCCATCTTTGACCCCGCATACCATTGGCAGGCATGGCGCACGCCAGCAGGCCGCCATTACTCGCTCTACTCACCGCAGGAGCGTGCCCGCGCGGCCGAGATCGAGGTGAAAGCGAAGGAAATCGAGGTCCAAGCACGTGCCATGAGCAAAAAATTCCTCGACGAGATCTTTGAAGTGGAAATCAAAAAGGTACCGCAGGCCGAGCAAGCCGCCTTCCGCATCGCACGCGACACACCGAAGGATAAACACACGCCTGAGCAGAAAGCGCTCATCAAAAAATACCCCTCCGCGCTCGCTACCTACTCTCTCGATCTCTACGACAAAAAGAAGCAGGACCTCGTCGATGCGAAGATGGCAGAGGCCACCAAACTCCGCAGCACCAAGCCCACCGAGGGCTTCATCATGGCCCTCATGGAGGTGAAGCAGAAGCCGCAGGCCTCACACCTCTTTAACCGTGGTGATCATGAGCAGCCAAAGCAACTCATCGAGCCCGGCGAGCTCAGCATCCTCAGCCATGAGCCCTTTGCCCCCGCGCCCGCCGCAGGTGGCAGCAGCGGGCGGCGCCTAGCCTACGCACGCTGGCTCACCAGTGGCAGGCATCCCCTCGTCGCTCGTGTTTTGGTGAACCGCTTTTGGCTCCATCACATGGGACGCGGCATCGTCGGCACACCAGGCGACTTTGGCCGCCTCGGGGAGCTACCCACACACCCTGAGCTACTGGATTTCCTCGCCGATGAGTTCGTCAAAAATGGCTGGCGGCTCACAACGCTGCAACGCCTCATCCTCACCAGCGCTGCGTATCGGCAGTCCTCGGTGAACGCGGCCTCCCTCAGCGCTGATCCAGAAAACCGACGCTACGCCCGCTATAAAATCCGCCGCATCGAGGCAGAAACCCTGCGAGACAGCCTCCTCGCCGCCACAGGCACACTCGTCGC is from Verrucomicrobiaceae bacterium and encodes:
- a CDS encoding DEAD/DEAH box helicase; protein product: MLDQINQLKLPDPWQHQAVSLLRSGTDVVVSAPTGAGKTYIFELLHQGRHLQGQAIYTVPTRALANDKYAEWKDAKWNVGIATGDLAENVDAPVVVATLETQLERLVRGEGPALLVIDEYQMISDHARGAHYEAAIALAPQGTRLLLLSGSVANPDDIVAWLRGLQRKAEVVLTKERPVPLEEAPMEALPQRTRQFEHYWPRFAAAVMMADLAPLLIFAPRRKEAESIARRLAADLPMGDPLDLTPEQRAVCGKDLATLIERRIAFHHSGLSYGARAGVIEPLAKAGQLRVIVATMGLAAGINFSVRSVHVAGTTFHDGTSEHKLAPDELLQMYGRAGRRGLDDKGHVITSRDSPSVFDARPARLHRSALLAWPIFLRVMKHAAQISENPFEAAMRFSERLFAKVPPVLGLEENEPNTPLQAEKALFGLEATQKQILNSNGEWERMHAHPLQRVPLSRIHASLTVSDFVSRFAHGIGRVGKMRRQKSDLQEPTRYGIEISLGTPDGDLIRPTKSVRRLLKLPRKIETIPLEEITVLHSHELAQAILAPHEEVLQQVLPEFTGTVAKENLVFACFDLSPVEVMAYEDSLQRLLLAPRQRSIVIQNETGIHTPETAITDRREPRHGSPIHAWRTLGLIDAEGVPTRRGEIFSYFQHGEGLAIVAALEDESYAADEIVHHLANLRSGSKFDLPLDCGSERLAAVCRGAYGFVNHHGYLENGLPIDYGEGAAELLDALLHPDRPGAQEMKAGIAEGDISRAYVEWLSLLRHITHAPAHPWRRWTALKDAAAAVLKHHTKTLRHFFHLDLPPLTNKQKHGKTRHYLMVAR
- a CDS encoding PSD1 domain-containing protein; this encodes MMKLPSAALFLLTTIPAAAADAVLTFEKDVRPIVKAHCTHCHGEEEKPEGGVDLRLRRFMHEIILPGQPAKSKLIEIVRSGEMPEKGKKLTEAEIAVLERWIAQGAQTAKPEPTALAPGPIISDEDRSYWAFQPVKRPPAPPISDPRSTVSNPIDAFLLAKMHEKGLHMAPEADRRTLIRRLTLDLTGLLPTPEEVAAFLADTSDSAYIRLVDRLLASKAYGERWARHWLDVAGYMDSNGASEADSPRPHAWRYRDYVIRSLNEDKPWDTFIQEQLAGDELAGATHSDYQAAVLDPQKRDQLIATAFLRTAPDGTGDAPPDLRLAANQTIAEQMKIVTSSLMGITVACAQCHDHRYDPITQADYYRLRAIFDPAYHWQAWRTPAGRHYSLYSPQERARAAEIEVKAKEIEVQARAMSKKFLDEIFEVEIKKVPQAEQAAFRIARDTPKDKHTPEQKALIKKYPSALATYSLDLYDKKKQDLVDAKMAEATKLRSTKPTEGFIMALMEVKQKPQASHLFNRGDHEQPKQLIEPGELSILSHEPFAPAPAAGGSSGRRLAYARWLTSGRHPLVARVLVNRFWLHHMGRGIVGTPGDFGRLGELPTHPELLDFLADEFVKNGWRLTTLQRLILTSAAYRQSSVNAASLSADPENRRYARYKIRRIEAETLRDSLLAATGTLVATSYGPPSGIGRDPQGRIITGIDKGTITLNKVDPAGAADFRRSIYIEQRRSKPLTVLDTFDAPTMSPNCELRSQTTVAPQSLLLMNDTFMLETARRLADHLTATYPGDRASQLRRVWEVLYSRVATEKDLTTCLSYLEEQTKALTQYHHDIQHPKGVVPNPAQEALASLCQVLCSSNRFLYVE